In one window of Phalacrocorax carbo chromosome 22, bPhaCar2.1, whole genome shotgun sequence DNA:
- the ADGRB2 gene encoding adhesion G protein-coupled receptor B2 isoform X1 — translation MTAAGPLLLAVISSLLWLTRGFDPAPSACSALASGVLYGSFSLKDLFPTISSGCSWTLENPDPTKYSLYLRFNREEQVCTHFSPMVLPLDHYLANYTCDPRGEAASPQPAHQRPEEEEEEEEAELELCEGAGPFTFLHFDKNFVQLCLAAEPEAAPRLLAPQALEFRFVEVLLINNNNSSQFTCSVLCRWLEECLQAPGARRCGFTHAGCSCQAESPPAPRRNGTRHAARTPAPPPAAAGCCPTDLHSANANDFDLPEVPHGNEVEENQKVKTQWPRSADEPAVYMAQTGDPAAEEWSQWSVCSLTCGQGSQVRTRSCVSSPYGTLCSGLLRETRTCNNTATCPVHGAWEEWSPWSLCSVTCGRGARTRTRRCVAPRRGGKACEGPELQAKPCNIASCPVEGQWLEWGAWSRCSVTCANGTQQRTRKCSVSAHGWAECRGAHADARECSNPTCPTDSKWGPWNHWSLCSKTCDTGWQRRFRMCEGTGVQGYPCEGTGEEVKTCNEKKCPAYHEMCKDEYVMLMTWKKTAAGEIIYNKCPPNATGSASRRCLLSPHGVAYWGVPSFARCISHEYRYLHLSLREHLAKGQRVLAGEGMSQVVRSLLELMARKTYYSGDLLFSVEILRNVTDTFKRATYTPSSEDVQRFFQVVSYMVDAENRDKWEDAQQVSPGSVHLMKVVEDFIHLVGDALKAFQSSLIVTDNLVISIQREPISAVSSDINFPMKGRRGMKDWARSSEDKLFIPREVLSLASAETDESSHFVIGAVLYRTLGLILPPPRTPLAVTSKVLMVTVRPPTKPSEPLVLVELSHIINGTSHPQCVTWDYSRTDAGLGNWDTESCQTLETLPAHTKCQCRQLATFAVLAQLPRDLAMDPSGTPSVPLMIGCAVSCMALLTLLVIYAAFWRFIKSERSIILLNFCVSILASNILILVGQSQMLSKGVCTMTAAFLHFFFLSSFCWVLTEAWQSYLAVIGRIRTRLVRKRFLCLGWGLPALVVAVSVGFTRTKGYGTASYCWLSLEGGLLYAFVGPAAVIVLVNMLVGIIVFNKLMSRDGISDKSKKQRAGASLWSSCVVLPLLALTWMSAVLAMTDRRSILFQVLFAVFNSVQGFVIITVHGFLRREVQDVVKCQMGGCRSEENENSPDSCKNGQVQILTDFEKDVDLACQTVLFKEVNTCNPATITGTLSRISLDGDEDPKLNTTSEGGLGFSSLPGNIPPPSILVQVPKMTPNVVAGLSELGDAPAQQLSLEGPGPVYLCTESSLRPLEYGWLRAPEPPRESDYMVLPRRTGSLKPFPREEGTLGPGTEEGMPGGTGRPAAEGDAYPGFVAVDHVNVNLNQPYGTVKAPYGLQFKQHPTVRQILASELSERSRTMPRTVPGSAMKVGSLERKRLRYSDLDFEKVMHTRKRHSELYHELNQKFHTLDRYRAPAAGSSKREKRWSVSSGGGEKNTANDMASPEEQQPQAPAAPPKPWSTFKAMTLGSLPSAQRDRLELRCADWEGPCASLDTGDGDFQTEV, via the exons ATGACCGCTGCTGGTCCCCTCTTACTGGCTGTGATATCGTCTCTCCTGTGGCTCACGCGGGGCTTTGACCCGGCTCCCAGCGCCTGCTCCGCTCTGGCCTCCGGCGTCCTCTACGGCTCCTTCTCCCTCAAGGACCTCTTCCCCACCATCTCCTCCGGCTGCTCCTGGACCCTGGAGAACCCCGACCCCACCAAGTACTCGCTCTACCTCCGCTTCAACCGGGAGGAGCAGGTCTGCACCCACTTCTCGCCCATGGTGCTGCCGCTCGACCACTACCTGGCCAACTACACCTGCGACCCCCGTGGCGaggctgccagcccccagcctgcccaccagcggccagaggaagaggaggaggaggaggaagccgagCTGGAGCTGTGCGAGGGCGCGGGGCCCTTCACCTTCCTCCATTTCGACAAGAACTTCGTGCAGCTCTGCCTGGCGGCCGAGCCCGAGGCAGCCCCCCGCCTCCTGGCCCCCCAAGCCCTGGAGTTTCGTTTCGTGGAGGTGCTGCtcatcaacaacaacaactcCAGCCAGTTCACCTGCAGCGTGCTCTGCCGCTGGCTGGAGGAGTGTCTGCAAGCGCCTGGCGCCCGCCGCTGTGGCTTCACCCAcgctggctgcagctgccaggcGGAGAGCCCGCCGGCCCCCCGGCGCAACGGCACACGGCACGCCGCCCGCacgcccgccccgccgcccgccgccgctgGCTGCTGCCCCACTGACCTGCATTCTGCGAATGCCAACGATTTTGACCTGCCTGAGGTCCCGCACG GCAATGAGGTTGAGGAGAACCAGAAGGTGAAAACCCAGTGGCCACGGTCAGCAGATGAGCCAGCCGTCTACATGGCCCAGACAG GGGACCCAGCAGCGGAGGAGTGGTCCCAGTGGAGTGTCTGCTCCCTGACGTGCGGGCAGGGCTCCCAAGTGCGGACGCGCTCCTGCGTCTCCTCGCCCTACGGGACGCTGTGCAGCGGGCTGCTCCGGGAGACGCGCACCTGCAATAACACGGCCACCTGCCCAG TTCACGGCGCGTGGGAGGAGTGGTCCCCATGGAGCCTGTGCTCGGTGACCTGCGGGCGAGGGGCCAGGACCAGGACGCGGCGGTGCGTGGCCCCGCGGCGCGGAGGGAAAGCCTGCGAGGGCCCCGAGCTGCAGGCCAAGCCCTGCAATATCGCGAGCTGCCCGG TGGAAGGGCAGTGGCTGGAGTGGGGCGCCTGGAGCCGCTGCTCCGTCACCTGTGCCAATGGCACGCAGCAGCGGACGCGCAAGTGCAGCGTCTCGGCCCACGGCTGGGCCGAGTGCCGGGGGGCCCACGCCGACGCCCGGGAGTGCTCCAATCCCACCTGTCCCA CCGACAGCAAGTGGGGCCCCTGGAACCACTGGAGCCTCTGCTCCAAGACCTGCGACACCGGCTGGCAGCGCCGCTTCCGCATGTGCGAGGGCACTGGTGTGCAGGGCTACCCTTGCGAGGGCACCGGCGAGGAGGTGAAGACCTGCAACGAGAAGAAGTGCCCAG CCTACCACGAGATGTGTAAGGATGAGTACGTCATGCTGATGACCTGGAAGAAAACGGCTGCCGGGGAGATCATCTACAACAAATGTCCCCCCAACGCCACGG GGTCCGCCAGCCGCCGGTGCCTGCTGAGCCCCCACGGCGTCGCCTACTGGGGTGTGCCCAGCTTCGCCCGCTGCATCTCCCACGAGTACCGATACTTGCATCTCTCA CTGCGGGAGCACCTGGCCAAGGGGCAGCGGGTGCTGGCGGGCGAGGGCATGTCGCAGGTGGTGCGGAGCCTGCTGGAGCTCATGGCCCGCAAGACCTACTACAGCGGGGACCTGCTCTTCTCCGTGGAGATCCTGCGCAACGTCACCGACACCTTCAAGAGGGCCACCTACACCCCGTCCTCCGAGGACGTGCAG CGCTTCTTCCAGGTGGTGAGCTACATGGTGGATGCGGAGAACCGGGACAAGTGGGAGGATGCCCAGCAG GTCTCGCCTGGCTCTGTGCACCTGATGAAGGTGGTGGAGGACTTCATCCACCTGGTGGGGGACGCGCTGAAGGCCTTCCAGAGCTCCCTCATCGTCACCGACAACCTGG TGATCAGCATCCAGAGGGAGCCCATCTCCGCTGTCTCCAGCGACATCAACTTCCCCATGAAGGGGCGCCGGGGCATGAAGGATTGGGCCCGCAGCTCCGAGGACAAGCTCTTcatccccagggaggtgctCAGCCTCGCCTCCGCCg aAACAGATGAGTCGTCCCACTTCGTCATCGGAGCCGTGCTGTACCGCACGCTGGGGCTGATCCTGCCCCCGCCCAG GACCCCCCTGGCCGTCACCTCCAAGGTGCTGATGGTGACGGTGCGCCCGCCGACCAAGCCCTCGGAACCCCTCGTCCTGGTGGAGCTCTCCCACATTATCAAC GGCACGTCCCACCCGCAGTGCGTCACCTGGGACTACTCGAGGAC GGATGCTGGCTTGGGAAACTGGGACACGGAGAGCTGCCAAACGCTGGAGACCCTCCCAGCACACACCAAATGCCAGTGCCGCCAGCTCGCCACCTTCGCCGTCCTCGCCCAGCTGCCCAGAGACCTG GCCATGGACCCCTCAGGCACCCCGTCGGTGCCACTGATGATCGGCTGCGCCGTCTCCTGCATGGCCCTGCTGACCCTGCTGGTGATCTACGCTGCCTTCTGGAG GTTCATCAAGTCAGAGCGCTCCATCATCCTGCTGAACTTCTGCGTCTCCATCCTGGCCTCCAACATCCTCATCCTCGTGGGCCAGTCCCAGATGCTCAGCAAG GGCGTGTGCACCATGACGGCCGCCTTCCTCCacttcttcttcctctcatcCTTCTGCTGGGTGCTGACGGAGGCCTGGCAGTCCTACCTGGCGGTGATCGGCCGGATCCGGACACGCCTGGTCAGGAAGCGCTTCCTCTGCTTGGGATGGG GGTTGCCAGCCCTCGTGGTTGCAGTCTCCGTCGGCTTCACACGGACCAAAGGCTACGGGACAGCGAGCTA CTGCTGGCTCTCGCTGGAGGGCGGTTTGCTCTATGCCTTCGTGGGACCCGCTGCTGTCATTGTGCTG GTGAACATGCTGGTTGGCATAATCGTGTTCAACAAGCTCATGTCCCGCGATGGGATTTCAGATAAGTCCAAAAAGCAGCGAGCTGG ggcatcGCTGTGGAGCTCCTGCGTGGTCCTGCCTCTGCTGGCGCTGACCTGGATGTCGGCCGTGCTCGCCATGACCGACCGGCGCTCCATCCTCTTCCAGGTCCTCTTCGCCGTCTTCAACTCCGTCCAGGGCTTCGTCATCATCACCGTACACGGGTTCCTGCGCCGAGAG GTCCAGGATGTGGTGAAGTGTCAGATGGGGGGGTGCAGGAGCGAGGAGAATGAAAACTCGCCCGACTCCTGCAAGAATGGGCAGGTGCAGATCCTG aCAGATTTTGAAAAGGACGTTGACCTGGCGTGTCAGACAG TGCTGTTCAAGGAGGTGAACACCTGCAATCCCGCCACCATCACGGGCACCTTGTCCCGCATCTCCCTGGACGGGGACGAAGACCCCAAGCTCAACACCACCTCAGAGGGTGGCCTGGGCTTCTCCAGCCTGCCAGGGAACATCCCTCCCCCCAGCATCCTGGTCCAGGTCCCCAAGATGACGCCCAACGTGGTGGCGGGCTTGAGCGAGCTGGGCGACGCGCCGGCACAGCAGCTCAGCCTGGAGGGGCCGGGTCCCGTCTACCTGTGCACGGAGAGCAGCCTGCGGCCCCTGGAGTACGGCTGGCTGCGGGCCCCCGAGCCCCCACGGGAGAGCGACTACATGGTGTTGCCCCGCCGGACCGGCAGCCTCAAGCCCTTCCCGCGGGAGGAGGGCACCCTCGGTCCCGGCACTGAGGAGGGGATGCCCGGTGGGACAGGGCGCCCGGCGGCCGAGGGGGACGCCTACCCCGGCTTCGTCGCAGTGGACCACGTCAACGTGAACTTGAACCAGCCCTACGGGACGGTGAAGGCCCCCTACGGCCTCCAGTTCAAGCAGCACCCCACCGTGCGGCAGATCCTGGCCTCGGAGCTGTCGGAGCGCAGCCGTACCATGCCCCGCACCGTCCCCGGCTCCGCCATGAAAGTGGGGTCCCTGGAG AGGAAGAGGTTGCGATACTCTGATCTGGACTTTGAG AAGGTGATGCACACGCGGAAGCGCCACTCCGAGCTCTACCACGAGCTCAACCAGAAGTTTCACACGCTGGACCGGTACCGGGCCCCGGCTGCCGGCTCCTCCAAG CGAGAAAAGCGGTGGAGCGTCTCATCAGGCGGCGGGGAGAAGAATACGGCCAAC GATATGGCCAGCCCTGAGGAGCAGCAGCCGCAGGCGCCGGCCGCGCCGCCGAAGCCGTGGAGCACGTTCAAGGCGATGACGCTGGGCTCCCTGCCCAGTGCCCAGCGGGACCGGCTGGAGCTGCGCTGTGCGGACTGGGAGGGCCCCTGCGCCAGCCTGGATACAGGCGACGGTGACTTCCAGACGGAGGTGTGA